Proteins encoded by one window of Sulfurospirillum barnesii SES-3:
- the cybH gene encoding Ni/Fe-hydrogenase, b-type cytochrome subunit: protein MKRNMEFEFSAGLRWTHWLRAIAMVVLTATGFYIAYVFVTPEASDEPILFLNAKFRMWHEIFGFLLIAITIYKTYLFFFDRISSKERISLQDCLSPTIWIKQIKYYLFMGEHPHLKGVYNPLQFAAYAGLYFMIFVLCLTGLILYVHSYQGGGIGLFLYDYMRPLEAMMGGLAMVRQIHHIFMWGILIFLPIHMYLAMFNSVMGKEGAMDAIISGYKFLKNDHKH from the coding sequence ATGAAACGAAATATGGAATTTGAATTCTCGGCGGGTCTTCGTTGGACGCACTGGTTACGAGCAATTGCTATGGTGGTGCTCACCGCTACTGGTTTTTATATTGCTTATGTTTTTGTGACACCAGAAGCATCTGATGAGCCTATTTTATTTTTAAATGCAAAGTTTAGAATGTGGCATGAAATTTTTGGGTTTTTATTGATTGCAATTACAATCTATAAAACCTACCTCTTCTTTTTTGATCGTATTAGTTCAAAAGAGAGAATTTCATTGCAAGATTGTTTAAGTCCTACCATATGGATTAAACAGATTAAATACTACCTCTTTATGGGAGAACATCCTCATCTTAAAGGTGTGTATAATCCTTTGCAATTTGCAGCGTACGCAGGTTTGTATTTTATGATTTTTGTTTTGTGTCTTACAGGACTGATTTTATATGTACACTCGTATCAAGGTGGAGGTATTGGTCTGTTTTTATACGATTATATGCGACCACTTGAGGCAATGATGGGTGGTTTGGCAATGGTAAGACAGATTCATCATATCTTTATGTGGGGTATTTTAATTTTCTTACCTATCCATATGTACTTAGCGATGTTTAACTCTGTTATGGGTAAAGAGGGTGCAATGGATGCTATTATTAGTGGGTATAAGTTTCTTAAAAACGACCACAAACATTAA
- a CDS encoding APC family permease: MKKQLSTLTLSGLIIGPILGSGIILLPPIVYRLVGHFSILVWCGVLALGFAFALVLGNLSIKFPGDEGVTNAVQAAFNTKLKYLTSYYLISAVFFGPVAVYLVGAQFLQPLLGLNVHLIALLMLLFTLFALLRPIHFLGILSLGVTTIIGIVLSLGSSLILLENKMMVSWDTPLDMTLISKALLLCFWSIVGWEVIGNYSKEVHNPTQTIPKAVKISAVIISVIYLLVVCAIPFVAPKHPNAMTALISPLFGSISDEVMGILVMLLCLSTVLLFVGGVSRLICGLACEHKGILRLLSTRLQNGSPISATLFLSAINALVLGLVCVNVFRTEDLVALADGFFIANATIALLAAYKLATNKTMRYAALLLAIVFGGILMSSHWIVLCIIAVLAWKVLR; the protein is encoded by the coding sequence ATGAAAAAACAGCTTAGCACCCTAACCCTTTCAGGCTTGATAATAGGACCTATTTTAGGCTCTGGTATTATTCTCTTACCACCCATTGTGTATCGTCTCGTTGGTCATTTTTCTATTCTTGTGTGGTGTGGTGTTTTAGCATTGGGCTTTGCATTTGCTTTGGTTTTAGGCAATTTAAGTATTAAATTTCCAGGGGATGAGGGTGTCACCAATGCCGTACAAGCCGCATTCAATACGAAACTAAAATACCTGACTTCTTACTATCTTATTAGCGCTGTTTTTTTTGGTCCTGTTGCTGTGTATCTTGTAGGCGCACAGTTTTTGCAACCCCTTTTAGGGCTTAATGTTCATCTGATTGCACTCCTTATGTTACTGTTTACCCTTTTTGCCCTCCTTCGCCCGATTCACTTTTTAGGCATCCTTTCGCTGGGTGTTACTACTATCATTGGAATCGTTTTAAGCCTTGGCAGTAGTCTTATTTTACTGGAAAATAAAATGATGGTTTCATGGGATACACCTTTGGATATGACTTTAATTTCAAAAGCCTTACTGCTTTGTTTTTGGTCTATTGTCGGATGGGAAGTCATAGGAAACTACTCAAAAGAAGTACATAATCCCACACAAACTATTCCAAAAGCAGTCAAGATAAGTGCTGTGATTATTTCTGTAATCTACCTTTTGGTTGTTTGTGCCATCCCCTTTGTCGCACCTAAGCATCCTAATGCCATGACTGCACTTATTTCTCCGCTCTTTGGTAGTATCAGTGATGAGGTCATGGGTATTTTAGTGATGCTCTTGTGTTTAAGCACGGTTTTGTTGTTTGTGGGTGGTGTCTCAAGGCTGATTTGTGGATTGGCTTGTGAGCATAAAGGTATCCTAAGGCTCTTAAGCACACGTCTGCAAAATGGCTCACCCATAAGTGCAACACTTTTTTTATCGGCTATCAATGCTCTGGTCTTAGGATTGGTCTGTGTGAACGTATTTCGGACAGAAGATTTAGTCGCTTTAGCCGATGGATTTTTTATCGCCAATGCAACCATTGCTCTCCTTGCAGCCTATAAACTAGCAACCAACAAAACAATGCGTTATGCAGCACTTTTATTAGCAATTGTATTTGGAGGTATTCTTATGAGTTCGCATTGGATTGTTCTGTGTATCATTGCAGTGTTAGCATGGAAAGTTTTACGCTAA
- the hypB gene encoding hydrogenase nickel incorporation protein HypB, with product MCKDCGCSITPTQWSAHTHEHSHDGHTHSHSHDHDDHTHHEHPHAHDHAHHEHKTHDEIHANPQLNDKKTIAVITKILDANDKQAGHNRAHFEEHGVLAINLMSSPGSGKTTLLEATIDTKEIKLGVIEGDLETNQDADRIIAKGALAHQITTGQACHLDAFMVHEGLHHLPIEGLDVVFIENVGNLVCPASYDVGSHLNVVLLSVPEGDDKPAKYPVMFRSADLFLITKCDLLPHFDFSVEKAIREARKLNPKVDVIEIDSKSGKGIDQWINYLKMKKALR from the coding sequence ATGTGTAAAGATTGCGGTTGTTCAATTACTCCGACTCAATGGTCTGCTCATACGCACGAACACTCTCACGATGGTCATACGCATAGCCATTCACACGATCATGACGATCATACCCATCATGAGCATCCTCATGCGCATGACCACGCTCATCATGAGCACAAAACGCATGATGAGATTCATGCCAATCCTCAACTGAACGATAAAAAAACCATCGCAGTCATCACCAAAATTTTGGATGCCAATGACAAACAAGCAGGACACAATAGAGCACATTTTGAAGAGCATGGTGTACTTGCTATTAATTTAATGAGTAGCCCAGGTAGTGGAAAAACCACGCTTTTGGAAGCGACGATTGATACAAAAGAGATAAAACTTGGTGTCATTGAAGGTGATCTTGAGACCAATCAAGATGCCGATCGTATCATCGCCAAAGGCGCACTTGCGCATCAAATCACCACAGGACAAGCATGCCATTTGGACGCGTTTATGGTGCATGAAGGGCTTCACCATCTCCCAATTGAAGGGCTTGATGTTGTCTTTATCGAAAATGTGGGCAATTTGGTTTGTCCAGCCAGCTACGATGTGGGAAGCCACCTCAATGTTGTGTTGCTCTCTGTTCCTGAAGGCGATGATAAACCCGCCAAATACCCCGTGATGTTTCGAAGTGCAGACCTCTTCTTAATTACCAAATGCGATTTATTGCCGCATTTTGATTTTAGTGTTGAAAAAGCCATCCGTGAAGCTCGAAAGCTTAATCCAAAAGTGGATGTCATCGAGATAGACAGCAAGTCTGGCAAAGGAATTGATCAGTGGATTAATTACTTAAAAATGAAAAAAGCATTGAGGTAA
- a CDS encoding TonB-dependent siderophore receptor: MSIFRIQSRHVIGTLLSLATVSALAETNLIEKEDTSVLSSITIEDIRADGLRPETVEAGTFRGTNIMDVPSTVNVITKEALELQAATGTYDALRNTAGVTKQQNGGETWDQLVIRGIEVQNRTNYRLNGSLPLMNFSQVPLEDKERVEVLKGASALYYGFTSPAGIINYVTKRPTNEPMATVGLMMDQYGSAVGSADVSERFGEEKQVGVRVNAAGGTLGSYLDDVDNGNRSFVSMALDWHVNDRLIIKADVEHEHRQVTEQVGIALPKAVNGVITLPKTVNPTTLVGPDSSKFETETTNVLLRSDYALSDTWSLGLEAGRAKTERERNLATFTFSNPQATTLNTGAGTVKVNHQEYEYTSDLLRAELYGVVTTGDIQHDLTLGTSYTEKNQKPLGSRTSATMAQNLYTPHSITPTVFTQTTGVSYTTKDTGFYTMDRVTLDPQWQVIAGVRHSKYESNQDVTRYKASETTPMVALVYKPLESVSLYASYSEGLEEGEAAPTGTQNEAERLNPGISKQYELGAHWLIPTTGTLVSAAVFDIESPGYYTDAANYYVAGGHKRYSGVELSAQGKITEQLSWLASTQWLDPRFKDMSGNASALNGKLPENAARRTGSLFLSYELSSIAGLSMNAGAYYTGRRPVNDLNQAWLDAVTLFSVGGRYTTKLYGKKNIWQINVDNVTNKEYWAAGGTRLASGSPRTIRLNYKLELY, translated from the coding sequence ATGAGCATTTTTAGGATCCAGTCTCGTCATGTCATAGGCACGTTATTAAGCTTAGCTACGGTGAGTGCACTTGCAGAGACAAACCTTATAGAAAAAGAGGATACATCTGTCCTTTCAAGCATTACGATTGAAGATATACGTGCCGATGGGCTGAGACCTGAAACGGTAGAAGCAGGAACATTTCGAGGAACCAACATTATGGATGTGCCCTCAACCGTGAATGTCATCACCAAAGAGGCTTTGGAGTTACAAGCAGCAACAGGCACGTATGACGCGCTACGCAATACCGCAGGTGTCACCAAACAGCAAAACGGTGGTGAGACATGGGATCAGTTGGTCATTCGGGGTATTGAAGTTCAAAACCGTACCAATTATCGACTTAATGGCTCTTTGCCACTGATGAACTTTAGTCAAGTTCCCCTTGAAGATAAAGAGCGCGTTGAAGTGCTTAAAGGAGCTTCAGCACTCTATTATGGATTTACGTCTCCTGCTGGTATTATTAATTACGTCACCAAACGCCCGACAAACGAGCCTATGGCAACCGTTGGTTTAATGATGGATCAGTATGGTTCAGCCGTTGGATCTGCGGATGTGAGTGAACGTTTTGGCGAAGAAAAACAGGTGGGTGTAAGGGTCAATGCCGCAGGAGGCACACTGGGTTCGTATCTGGATGATGTGGACAATGGCAATCGAAGCTTTGTCTCCATGGCGCTGGATTGGCACGTGAATGATCGCTTAATCATTAAAGCCGATGTCGAGCATGAACATCGTCAAGTGACGGAACAAGTAGGCATTGCTCTTCCCAAAGCGGTTAACGGTGTTATCACCTTACCTAAAACGGTTAATCCAACAACATTGGTAGGACCTGATTCGAGTAAGTTTGAAACCGAAACGACCAATGTTTTGCTCAGATCCGATTATGCGCTTAGCGATACATGGAGTCTTGGGCTTGAAGCAGGACGAGCAAAAACGGAGCGTGAACGTAACCTTGCTACCTTTACCTTTTCAAACCCTCAAGCGACCACGCTCAACACAGGTGCTGGAACAGTAAAAGTGAACCACCAAGAGTACGAGTACACCTCTGATCTGTTACGTGCGGAACTTTACGGCGTTGTGACTACAGGAGATATTCAACATGATTTAACCTTAGGTACCAGTTACACTGAGAAAAATCAAAAACCTCTTGGAAGTAGAACATCTGCCACAATGGCGCAAAATCTCTATACACCACACTCTATAACCCCAACGGTTTTCACGCAAACAACGGGTGTTTCGTATACCACAAAAGATACGGGTTTTTATACGATGGATCGTGTCACACTGGATCCGCAGTGGCAGGTTATCGCAGGAGTGCGCCATTCCAAATATGAGAGCAATCAAGATGTAACACGCTATAAGGCGAGTGAAACCACACCGATGGTAGCCCTTGTTTACAAACCTTTAGAGAGTGTATCGTTGTATGCTTCGTATTCAGAAGGATTGGAAGAAGGCGAAGCGGCACCCACAGGAACGCAAAATGAAGCTGAACGCCTAAATCCTGGTATCAGCAAACAGTACGAGCTAGGCGCTCATTGGCTGATACCAACGACAGGTACACTTGTCTCAGCAGCGGTGTTTGATATAGAAAGCCCTGGATATTACACCGACGCGGCGAACTATTATGTTGCGGGTGGGCATAAACGCTACAGTGGCGTTGAACTTTCCGCGCAGGGGAAAATCACCGAACAACTCAGTTGGCTTGCTTCCACACAATGGCTAGACCCTCGTTTTAAAGATATGAGTGGTAATGCAAGCGCACTCAATGGCAAATTGCCTGAAAATGCAGCACGCCGTACAGGCAGTCTATTTTTAAGCTACGAGTTGAGCAGCATTGCTGGACTTTCAATGAACGCAGGCGCTTACTATACAGGTCGTCGCCCTGTCAATGACCTGAACCAAGCGTGGTTAGATGCGGTAACACTCTTTAGTGTAGGTGGACGCTACACCACTAAGCTGTATGGTAAGAAAAATATTTGGCAAATCAATGTCGATAATGTCACCAATAAAGAGTATTGGGCAGCAGGTGGGACACGCCTTGCCTCAGGTTCTCCACGCACCATTCGCTTAAATTATAAATTAGAATTGTATTAA
- a CDS encoding nickel-dependent hydrogenase large subunit, with translation MSKRIVVDPITRIEGHLRVEVIVDDNNVVTEAYASSTLWRGIETILKGRDPRDAGFMTQRICGVCTYSHYKAGIAAVEDALGIEPPLNAKLTRTLMNCALFLHDHPVHFYHLHGLDWVDVVSALSADPHKAAQEAFKYTDAPIACGADDLVATQKRVAEFVKKGNLGPFANAYWGHPTYKLTPEQNLIAVSHYLKALEMQRTAAQMMAVFGAKQPHPQSLTVGGVTCVMDLQTPSRLGEYMTKFKEMAEFVNRAYYPDVVMAGLAYAKEPSVTAGLGIPNLWTHKEFQINANEYLFDSGLMMGEDVIALVTGKPFKVQTLDESKITEEATHAWYKDNAAYHPYDGRQEPNYTGLKDAQTINDKGVLAPTKVVDEKGKYTWVKAPRYDGKPLQVGPLANIVVNYAMGNKRVKAVVDKFLKDTGLPITAVASTLGRTACRMLETKVIADHGLEAFNALIQNLKVDDSTYTSYKIDKNKEYKGRYIGNVPRGVLSHWVKIKNGVIENYQAVVPTTWNASPKDAKGVRGSYEESLIGLKIADLSQPLEIVRIIHSYDPCLACAVHVMDTKGNEMSSYKVNVSGASC, from the coding sequence ATGAGCAAAAGAATCGTAGTTGATCCAATTACCAGAATTGAAGGACACTTGAGGGTTGAAGTCATTGTTGATGACAATAATGTGGTTACAGAGGCGTATGCTTCTTCAACTTTATGGAGAGGAATTGAGACCATCCTAAAAGGTCGTGACCCCCGTGATGCTGGTTTTATGACACAAAGAATTTGTGGTGTGTGTACGTACTCTCACTATAAAGCAGGGATTGCAGCTGTTGAGGATGCTTTAGGCATTGAACCACCTTTAAATGCGAAACTTACCCGTACACTTATGAACTGTGCACTTTTCTTACACGATCATCCTGTGCATTTTTATCATCTGCATGGACTTGACTGGGTTGATGTGGTCTCAGCACTAAGCGCAGATCCCCATAAAGCAGCGCAAGAAGCGTTTAAATATACCGATGCACCTATTGCGTGTGGCGCTGATGATTTGGTTGCAACACAAAAAAGAGTCGCTGAGTTTGTTAAAAAAGGAAATCTTGGACCGTTTGCCAATGCCTATTGGGGACATCCAACGTATAAATTAACACCTGAACAAAATCTGATTGCAGTCTCTCACTACCTAAAAGCACTTGAAATGCAACGAACAGCAGCTCAAATGATGGCAGTTTTTGGTGCAAAACAACCGCACCCTCAAAGTTTAACGGTGGGTGGTGTGACATGTGTTATGGATCTACAAACACCGTCTCGTTTGGGTGAGTACATGACAAAATTCAAAGAGATGGCAGAATTTGTTAATCGTGCGTATTATCCTGATGTTGTGATGGCTGGACTTGCGTATGCAAAAGAACCAAGTGTCACTGCAGGTCTTGGTATCCCAAATTTGTGGACACATAAAGAGTTCCAAATTAATGCCAATGAATATTTGTTTGACAGTGGTTTAATGATGGGTGAAGATGTCATCGCTCTTGTTACAGGTAAACCATTTAAAGTACAAACCTTAGATGAGAGTAAAATTACCGAAGAAGCAACCCATGCATGGTATAAAGATAATGCAGCTTACCATCCGTATGATGGTCGTCAAGAGCCAAATTATACAGGGCTTAAAGATGCTCAGACTATCAATGACAAGGGTGTATTGGCTCCAACAAAAGTGGTGGATGAAAAAGGTAAGTATACATGGGTTAAAGCACCACGTTATGATGGTAAACCTCTTCAAGTAGGACCATTGGCAAATATTGTGGTGAACTACGCTATGGGAAATAAACGTGTTAAAGCGGTGGTAGATAAGTTTTTAAAAGATACAGGTCTGCCTATTACAGCGGTTGCTTCAACACTAGGACGTACAGCATGTCGTATGCTTGAGACAAAAGTAATTGCGGATCATGGTTTAGAAGCATTTAATGCCTTGATTCAAAACTTAAAGGTCGATGATTCAACCTACACCAGTTATAAAATTGACAAGAACAAAGAGTACAAAGGTCGCTACATTGGCAATGTGCCTCGTGGTGTTCTAAGTCACTGGGTTAAAATTAAAAACGGTGTGATTGAAAATTATCAAGCGGTAGTGCCTACAACATGGAATGCAAGTCCAAAAGATGCTAAAGGTGTTAGAGGGTCTTATGAAGAGTCGTTAATTGGTCTTAAAATTGCAGATCTTTCTCAACCGCTTGAAATTGTAAGAATTATTCACTCTTATGATCCGTGTTTAGCATGTGCTGTACATGTCATGGATACAAAAGGGAATGAGATGAGCAGTTATAAGGTTAATGTTAGCGGCGCATCTTGCTAA
- the hypF gene encoding carbamoyltransferase HypF: MISNMRLLYHIEGIVQGVGFRPFVYTLALRYKLGGFVLNNEKGVNIEVEGLQESLEAFEKALFQELPPLARIDFFSKEVLTCKHDGGFEIHHSEEGANKSSLILPDMSICDACLKELHDPHNRRYHYFFTNCTNCGPRYSITRTVPYDRPNTSMAPFVMCQACEHEYTNPLDRRYHAQPISCSQCGPTLFLRSIEGKLLATNEQALVHLGALIRAGNIVAIKGMGGFHLVCDASNEAVVARLRERKHRPSKPFAVMFKNVDAIKEVCEISANEEEGVCSLLRPIVLAKQKKESTLIASNVAPRLDRLGVFLPYTPLHVILFEYLKKPIVATSANLSGEPIIYASDVLVEKLSHVVEYYLDYNREIVNSSDDSLVQYVGHERIMMRASRGIAPQSFRLKSTDERRILSVGAHQKNAIAIYLNHQMIISPYIGDLDTIASCELFEAMLERFKQFYDFEPELIVADMHPYYFSTQWAKKQTIPCVFVQHHYAHILSVMCEHALDETVLGIAWDGTGYGDDGSIWGGEFLVCTKESYERVAYFEPFYLLGGDASIKDTKRILASLLWDVLGDEADAVLCNYFDTPSLKRLKQVYTKKINAPLCSSVGRLFDGVAVLCGMHERISYDGESGLLLESLYDETIQEYYEVALEGKKILYKSMFVEMLYDKEPILIASKFLNTLVHIFFEVTKHYPYKKVMAGGVFQNRTLLEQLIQKSHETLFFPHHIAINDGGICVGQLYKVLQNRTH; this comes from the coding sequence TTGATCAGTAATATGCGACTGCTTTATCACATTGAAGGTATCGTACAAGGGGTTGGTTTTCGCCCTTTTGTCTATACCTTAGCCTTACGTTATAAATTAGGTGGATTTGTTTTAAACAATGAAAAGGGCGTAAACATAGAGGTGGAGGGTTTACAAGAGAGCCTAGAAGCATTTGAAAAGGCTTTGTTTCAAGAACTTCCCCCTTTAGCGCGTATTGATTTTTTCTCCAAAGAGGTGCTTACATGTAAACATGATGGAGGGTTTGAAATCCATCATAGCGAAGAAGGTGCCAATAAATCTTCTCTTATTTTGCCTGATATGTCGATTTGTGATGCGTGTTTGAAAGAGTTGCACGACCCACACAATCGTCGTTATCACTACTTTTTTACCAATTGTACCAATTGTGGCCCTCGCTATTCTATTACACGAACGGTACCTTACGACAGACCCAATACCTCTATGGCTCCTTTTGTGATGTGTCAAGCGTGTGAGCATGAATATACTAATCCCCTAGATAGACGCTATCACGCACAGCCCATTAGTTGTTCTCAGTGTGGTCCAACACTTTTTTTACGCTCCATTGAAGGAAAACTGCTTGCAACGAATGAACAAGCCTTGGTGCATTTAGGTGCACTGATTCGAGCAGGAAATATAGTTGCTATTAAAGGAATGGGTGGGTTTCATTTGGTATGCGATGCGAGCAATGAAGCGGTTGTGGCACGCCTAAGGGAACGAAAACATCGCCCTTCTAAACCCTTTGCGGTGATGTTTAAAAATGTAGATGCCATTAAAGAGGTGTGTGAGATAAGTGCAAATGAAGAGGAGGGGGTGTGTTCTCTTTTGCGCCCTATCGTTTTGGCTAAGCAGAAAAAAGAGAGCACACTCATTGCCTCAAATGTGGCTCCAAGACTTGATAGATTAGGGGTTTTTTTGCCTTATACTCCTTTACATGTCATTCTTTTTGAATACCTAAAAAAGCCTATTGTTGCAACCAGTGCAAACCTTTCAGGTGAGCCTATTATTTACGCATCAGATGTCTTAGTGGAAAAACTAAGCCATGTGGTGGAGTACTATTTGGATTATAACCGAGAGATTGTCAATTCAAGCGATGATAGTTTAGTGCAATATGTGGGACATGAGCGTATCATGATGCGTGCTTCAAGGGGAATAGCCCCTCAAAGTTTTCGTCTTAAAAGCACGGATGAGCGTAGGATTTTGAGTGTTGGGGCGCATCAAAAAAATGCCATTGCCATTTATTTGAACCATCAAATGATTATCAGTCCTTATATTGGTGATTTGGACACGATAGCCTCGTGTGAGCTTTTTGAGGCGATGCTAGAGCGCTTCAAGCAATTTTATGATTTTGAACCTGAGCTCATTGTTGCGGATATGCATCCTTATTATTTTTCAACACAATGGGCAAAAAAACAGACCATTCCCTGTGTCTTTGTGCAACATCATTATGCTCATATTCTCTCTGTTATGTGTGAGCATGCATTGGACGAAACGGTTTTGGGTATTGCGTGGGATGGCACAGGGTATGGCGATGATGGTAGTATTTGGGGTGGAGAATTTTTGGTATGCACTAAAGAGAGCTATGAGCGGGTGGCTTATTTTGAGCCATTTTACCTTTTGGGTGGCGATGCAAGCATTAAAGATACCAAACGCATTTTAGCGTCACTGTTATGGGATGTTTTAGGGGATGAAGCTGATGCTGTGTTGTGTAATTATTTTGATACGCCATCGCTTAAAAGACTCAAACAGGTCTATACCAAAAAAATAAATGCCCCATTATGCTCTTCTGTGGGCAGACTTTTTGATGGCGTAGCGGTTTTGTGTGGTATGCATGAGCGTATTAGTTATGATGGAGAGAGTGGTTTATTGCTTGAAAGCTTGTATGATGAAACCATTCAAGAATATTATGAAGTAGCGCTTGAAGGTAAAAAAATTCTCTATAAATCCATGTTTGTAGAGATGCTATATGATAAAGAGCCCATTTTAATTGCTTCAAAATTTCTCAATACACTGGTGCATATCTTCTTTGAAGTGACAAAACACTATCCGTATAAAAAAGTGATGGCAGGTGGAGTGTTTCAAAATCGCACACTTTTAGAACAATTGATTCAAAAAAGTCACGAAACGCTTTTCTTTCCACACCATATTGCGATTAATGATGGAGGTATTTGCGTGGGGCAACTCTATAAAGTGTTACAAAATCGTACACATTAG
- a CDS encoding HyaD/HybD family hydrogenase maturation endopeptidase, with the protein MNVLILGIGNVMFSDEGVGVHLCRLVEQKYAFSSDEHTITFVDGGTLAERLIPIIAEYDYLVVLDCVDARDAEIGDVYFFDFENVPSSITWQGSVHEVEMLQTLSMMDLLGDRPPTKIVGIIPEVVDITTLKMTPAVLKGSEVMEATLLKHLSELGFSYQQIKSLDIQSVADGSCLEER; encoded by the coding sequence TTGAATGTATTGATTTTAGGCATTGGCAATGTGATGTTCTCCGACGAAGGTGTCGGAGTTCATCTGTGCCGCCTTGTTGAACAAAAATATGCGTTTTCTTCAGATGAACATACCATTACCTTTGTTGATGGTGGTACCCTTGCTGAGAGATTAATCCCTATTATTGCAGAGTATGACTACCTTGTTGTCTTAGATTGTGTGGATGCACGTGATGCAGAAATAGGGGATGTTTACTTTTTTGATTTTGAAAATGTTCCAAGTTCCATTACATGGCAAGGAAGTGTGCATGAGGTAGAGATGCTTCAGACCTTATCCATGATGGATCTTCTAGGTGATAGACCTCCGACGAAAATTGTGGGTATAATTCCAGAAGTTGTCGATATAACAACCCTTAAAATGACACCTGCGGTTTTAAAGGGGAGTGAAGTGATGGAAGCGACACTGCTTAAGCATTTAAGTGAGTTAGGATTTTCATATCAGCAAATCAAAAGTCTTGATATTCAAAGTGTTGCTGATGGGTCTTGTTTGGAGGAGCGATGA
- the nikR gene encoding nickel-responsive transcriptional regulator NikR, translated as MDKIIRFSVSLPEKLLEELDKKVDAQGYASRSEFTRDLIREKIVKDDWQDDNSDVIGVLTMIYTHHQNELVQKILEIQHDAKIHIMCNTHVHVSHENCLETVMVTGKVPDVKDFAQKIGGLKGVKFCKLVEASIPAS; from the coding sequence ATGGATAAAATTATTCGATTTAGTGTTTCTTTGCCTGAAAAATTACTCGAAGAACTTGATAAAAAAGTCGATGCGCAAGGCTATGCATCACGCAGTGAATTTACACGAGATTTGATTCGTGAAAAGATTGTTAAAGATGATTGGCAAGATGATAATAGTGATGTTATCGGTGTTTTAACAATGATTTACACCCATCATCAAAACGAGTTGGTTCAAAAAATATTAGAGATTCAACACGATGCAAAAATTCATATTATGTGCAATACCCATGTGCATGTGAGCCATGAAAATTGTTTAGAAACCGTCATGGTTACAGGAAAAGTGCCTGATGTAAAAGATTTTGCTCAAAAAATCGGTGGTCTTAAAGGGGTGAAATTTTGTAAATTAGTAGAAGCATCTATCCCCGCTTCATAA